One genomic window of Thermorudis peleae includes the following:
- the dcd gene encoding dCTP deaminase — protein sequence MAVLTRAEILRRIEAGDIVIDPFDPASVGPASIDLHLGREFRVFKLAREIFHVTDEADHRAVTDLVVVDDYLLLLPGQAVLGVTEERITLPGDICGWIQGRSRFARFGLMVHVTANFMQPGIIQTRQVLEMNNAGPIPLAIHPGTAICQIILEQCIGSAEYNGRFQRQLHP from the coding sequence ATGGCCGTTCTTACGCGCGCCGAGATTTTGCGCCGCATCGAAGCGGGCGACATTGTCATCGACCCGTTTGATCCCGCGTCTGTTGGGCCAGCGTCGATTGACTTGCACCTCGGACGGGAATTTCGTGTCTTCAAGCTGGCGCGGGAAATCTTCCATGTGACTGACGAGGCAGACCATCGGGCGGTGACAGATCTGGTTGTGGTCGATGACTATCTCCTGCTTCTTCCCGGCCAGGCTGTCCTCGGGGTGACGGAAGAACGAATTACGCTGCCTGGCGACATCTGCGGGTGGATTCAGGGTCGCAGTCGCTTTGCCCGCTTTGGCCTCATGGTTCATGTCACCGCAAACTTTATGCAGCCGGGAATCATCCAGACGCGTCAAGTGCTCGAGATGAACAATGCCGGGCCGATCCCATTAGCGATTCACCCCGGTACCGCGATCTGCCAGATTATCCTTGAGCAGTGCATCGGCTCAGCTGAGTATAACGGCCGGTTCCAGCGGCAACTGCATCCGTAG
- a CDS encoding HIT family protein has product MSRSCPFCAIATGAAPAEIVYADDHVVAFLDHRPLFLGHTLVIPREHYATLPDLPPALIPPLFGVVQRLAQAVPQALNADGSFIAINNRVSQSVPHLHVHVVPRRRGDGLRGFFWPRTRYASPEDMAAIGARIRAALVTLITLPEGESSTRAEYRHDCDRER; this is encoded by the coding sequence ATGTCGCGATCGTGCCCGTTTTGTGCCATCGCCACGGGTGCAGCACCAGCTGAGATTGTGTACGCCGACGATCACGTCGTGGCCTTCCTCGATCACCGTCCGCTCTTCCTCGGCCATACCCTTGTCATTCCCCGTGAACACTACGCGACGTTGCCTGACTTGCCACCAGCGCTGATCCCCCCTCTCTTCGGCGTTGTCCAGCGCCTGGCACAAGCAGTGCCACAGGCGCTCAACGCTGATGGCAGCTTCATCGCCATCAACAACCGCGTGAGCCAGAGCGTTCCGCATCTCCACGTTCACGTCGTTCCGCGTCGCCGCGGCGATGGCCTCCGCGGTTTCTTTTGGCCGCGGACGCGCTATGCCAGCCCAGAGGATATGGCAGCCATCGGCGCACGTATCCGTGCAGCGCTTGTCACCCTCATAACTCTGCCCGAGGGAGAATCCTCCACCCGGGCAGAGTATCGGCACGACTGTGACCGTGAACGCTAG
- a CDS encoding glycoside hydrolase family 15 protein: MEQRALQRTEELRTARYLPIGAYGVIGDCRSVALVSLLGSIDWWCLPRFDGDPVLARLLDADVGGSCVITPSVSATVSRCYRPGTAILDTTFQTDDGCVVVSDFMPALTEAEKRQLPVPPRAIIRRVRCTQGRVPLQVSVRLRPNFGRSTPEVRQVIPTLATIGWADQLCMAYCSHPLRVRGGVLTGEVTLQAGEQLDLVLAYSMEAPAELPVPQLLDRFEHATERFWRAWANRCAYTGPYHEAVVRSAITLKLLTYAPSGAIVAAPTTSLPEWPGGVRNWDYRYCWLRDAAFTVRVLLELGYHREAEAFVDWLLYATHLTHPELQVVYTLYGEAHIPERELLDLEGYGGARPVRVGNAASDQLQLDVYGEVMLALWQYRRVSGRPFDRDAQRFIRGLVQTVLRRWAEPDDGIWEPRSGRAHHTHSKAMCYAALRCARELAAFDGFTLPLTAMEQAERAMLDWIEQHGFDPKRGAFVSTPGGGMDAALLWLALLDHFLPPTDPRIVGTVDAVIRELGQDELVYRYRRDDGLPGREGAFVICSFWLVEALARLGRCDQATTYFERLLKRANDLGLLAEELHPETGEQLGNFPQAFSHLGLISAALTLQERCC, encoded by the coding sequence GTGGAGCAACGAGCGCTGCAGCGGACGGAGGAACTGCGAACAGCGCGATACCTGCCGATCGGCGCCTATGGTGTCATCGGCGACTGCCGCAGTGTCGCGCTGGTCTCGCTCCTTGGCTCGATCGACTGGTGGTGTCTGCCGCGCTTTGATGGCGATCCGGTGTTGGCTCGCCTGCTTGACGCTGATGTCGGTGGCTCCTGTGTCATCACACCGAGCGTCTCAGCAACCGTTTCCCGCTGTTATCGCCCTGGTACGGCAATTCTCGACACAACATTCCAGACCGACGATGGTTGCGTGGTGGTAAGCGATTTCATGCCAGCGTTGACTGAGGCGGAGAAGCGCCAGCTCCCCGTCCCGCCGCGTGCGATTATCCGCCGGGTACGGTGCACACAGGGGCGCGTTCCGCTGCAGGTGAGCGTGCGGTTGCGCCCGAACTTTGGGCGGAGCACGCCGGAGGTGCGCCAGGTTATTCCGACGCTGGCTACGATTGGCTGGGCTGATCAACTGTGCATGGCGTACTGCTCTCATCCCTTGCGGGTGCGAGGTGGCGTCTTGACCGGCGAGGTAACGCTGCAAGCGGGCGAGCAACTCGACCTTGTGCTCGCGTACTCGATGGAAGCGCCAGCCGAACTACCCGTTCCGCAGCTTCTCGATCGATTCGAGCACGCAACGGAGCGATTCTGGCGTGCGTGGGCAAATCGCTGTGCGTACACCGGCCCGTATCACGAAGCAGTGGTGCGGAGCGCGATTACCCTCAAACTCCTCACCTATGCTCCCAGTGGGGCCATTGTGGCAGCGCCAACGACGTCACTGCCAGAATGGCCCGGTGGGGTGCGGAATTGGGATTATCGCTATTGCTGGCTGCGTGACGCAGCATTCACGGTGCGCGTCCTGCTTGAGCTTGGCTACCATCGCGAGGCCGAAGCGTTCGTCGATTGGCTGCTCTACGCAACCCACCTGACGCATCCGGAGCTGCAGGTTGTCTACACGCTCTATGGCGAAGCGCATATTCCTGAACGGGAGCTGCTTGACCTCGAGGGGTATGGTGGGGCACGGCCTGTCCGTGTGGGCAATGCTGCCAGCGACCAGCTGCAGCTTGACGTCTATGGCGAGGTGATGCTGGCGCTGTGGCAATATCGCCGGGTCTCTGGGCGGCCGTTTGATCGCGATGCCCAGCGGTTCATTCGTGGGCTGGTGCAAACCGTGCTACGACGCTGGGCCGAGCCTGACGATGGTATCTGGGAGCCGCGCAGTGGCCGGGCACACCATACCCACTCGAAAGCGATGTGCTATGCCGCGCTTCGCTGCGCGCGTGAGCTGGCGGCGTTCGATGGGTTCACGCTGCCCCTGACAGCCATGGAGCAGGCCGAGCGGGCTATGCTGGATTGGATTGAGCAGCACGGCTTCGATCCCAAGCGCGGTGCGTTCGTTAGCACGCCTGGTGGGGGGATGGATGCGGCATTGCTGTGGCTTGCGCTGCTCGACCATTTCCTGCCTCCAACTGACCCGCGGATTGTTGGAACAGTGGACGCGGTCATCCGTGAACTTGGCCAGGATGAGCTTGTCTACCGCTATCGGCGTGATGATGGCTTGCCAGGGCGCGAAGGCGCGTTTGTCATCTGTTCCTTCTGGTTAGTTGAGGCCCTTGCACGGCTCGGCCGCTGTGACCAGGCGACCACGTATTTCGAGCGGCTGCTGAAGCGCGCCAATGACCTTGGCCTCCTGGCTGAGGAGTTGCATCCGGAAACTGGTGAGCAGCTGGGTAACTTCCCGCAGGCGTTCAGCCATCTGGGGCTTATCAGTGCTGCGCTAACGCTCCAGGAACGCTGCTGTTAG
- a CDS encoding glycosyltransferase family 2 protein, translated as MSVGTTHAGATASNDTRTLWVIIVSYNAAQLLDRCLRCVLASQLDRRLIVYVVDNASTDDSMTVARTYSSDPRLRIRPLDTNLGFARANNVVLREILAEGSHQHDLVLLLNNDCFVEPETLQRLALFLDKHPDAGIVGPKLILPTGALDLACRRAFPTPANALWKFLGLARWFPHHPRFGQYNLTYTDPNQTLEVDAVSGACMAIRLAAIADVGLLDEAFFMYGEDLDWAYRVKQAGWRVFYYPAVQALHLKGGSGGRRTPQSVRAFYQAMALFYRKHYAARSPAWLNALVMLGITLFGGIAYARALLHAGSLTSSSIPTPQQPAHELGRPLSSRHSVK; from the coding sequence ATGTCGGTTGGCACTACGCACGCTGGCGCTACGGCTTCTAACGACACGCGAACGCTCTGGGTGATTATCGTCAGCTACAACGCTGCGCAGTTGCTCGACCGTTGTCTGCGCTGCGTGCTGGCAAGCCAGCTGGACCGGCGCTTGATTGTCTATGTCGTTGACAATGCCTCGACTGATGACAGCATGACCGTCGCCCGAACCTATAGTAGCGATCCCCGACTGCGCATTCGCCCATTGGACACCAACCTCGGCTTTGCCCGGGCAAATAACGTGGTGCTGCGGGAGATTTTGGCCGAAGGGTCTCACCAACACGATCTTGTGCTCCTGTTGAACAACGACTGTTTCGTCGAGCCAGAGACCCTTCAGCGCTTAGCGCTGTTCCTCGACAAGCATCCCGATGCCGGTATTGTCGGCCCGAAGCTCATCTTGCCTACCGGCGCGCTTGACTTAGCCTGCCGTCGTGCATTTCCGACACCAGCGAACGCGCTGTGGAAATTCCTCGGGCTAGCACGCTGGTTCCCACACCATCCGCGATTCGGTCAATACAACCTGACCTACACCGACCCGAACCAGACGCTCGAGGTCGATGCAGTCAGCGGCGCATGCATGGCTATCCGTCTCGCTGCAATCGCTGACGTCGGCCTGTTGGATGAAGCGTTCTTCATGTATGGCGAAGATCTCGACTGGGCTTACCGCGTGAAGCAGGCAGGTTGGCGCGTCTTCTACTATCCAGCCGTGCAGGCACTGCACCTCAAGGGCGGGTCAGGGGGACGACGCACGCCACAGTCTGTCCGCGCCTTTTACCAGGCGATGGCGCTTTTCTACCGCAAACACTATGCCGCGCGCTCACCGGCCTGGCTTAACGCGCTGGTGATGCTCGGCATCACGCTCTTCGGCGGCATCGCATATGCCCGCGCCCTTCTCCACGCGGGATCACTCACCTCGTCGAGCATCCCTACGCCCCAGCAGCCGGCTCATGAACTCGGCCGTCCCCTCTCCTCACGCCATTCAGTGAAGTGA
- a CDS encoding amidase has product MSHPERGTIAETVAMIRRGELTASALVEQSLARIAALEPQIQAWALVDADGARQAAVATDHLAQRGAVLPLHGIPVGVKDIIDVAGLPTQAGFAPRAHHVAQHDAAIVARLRALGAILLGKTHTTQFAFADPAPTRNPWHLEHTPGGSSSGSAAAVAARMIPLAIGTQTAGSVLRPAAYCGVVGFKPTYNWFPLAGTLPLAWSLDHLGLFARSVRDITLAYAAICEQRVDATGREVAPSLVVLTDFLDRTEPAARQHFLATVDQLRAAGAHVREQRLPIDLDLILDVHHVIMLTEMAAAHWQQLNAFPDAYGPRLRAAVETGQLVPASLALHARRLRGEITRQLNDLAQTADALVLPTVSGPAPGLETTGDRSFQAVWSLTGMPSISLPSGLSPDGLPLGLQLVGQRACDRRLLHVAAWCEQVLPELPTPPIVAASLAVDG; this is encoded by the coding sequence ATGAGCCACCCTGAACGAGGAACGATCGCAGAGACGGTTGCCATGATCCGCCGCGGCGAGTTGACCGCCAGTGCGCTCGTCGAGCAATCGCTTGCGCGCATTGCTGCCCTCGAACCACAGATTCAGGCCTGGGCCCTGGTTGATGCCGACGGAGCACGGCAGGCTGCGGTGGCAACCGATCACCTTGCGCAGCGTGGCGCTGTCTTGCCACTCCATGGCATCCCTGTCGGTGTCAAAGACATTATCGACGTTGCTGGTTTGCCGACGCAGGCGGGCTTTGCGCCGCGCGCTCACCACGTCGCTCAGCACGATGCGGCGATCGTTGCGCGGCTGCGTGCGTTGGGTGCGATCCTGCTCGGCAAGACGCACACGACCCAGTTTGCCTTTGCTGATCCAGCACCGACGCGCAATCCGTGGCACCTTGAACACACGCCAGGTGGCTCGAGCTCTGGTTCGGCGGCAGCCGTGGCCGCGCGGATGATTCCACTGGCCATTGGCACCCAGACGGCGGGCTCGGTACTCCGCCCGGCTGCATACTGCGGCGTCGTTGGCTTTAAGCCGACCTACAACTGGTTCCCCCTCGCTGGCACCTTGCCGCTGGCCTGGTCGCTCGATCACCTCGGGCTCTTTGCGCGCAGTGTGCGTGATATCACCCTTGCCTACGCGGCGATCTGCGAGCAGCGCGTCGATGCCACTGGGCGAGAAGTCGCGCCTTCCCTGGTCGTGTTAACGGACTTTCTCGATCGCACTGAGCCTGCTGCCCGCCAGCACTTCCTCGCAACAGTTGACCAGCTTCGCGCGGCCGGGGCTCACGTTCGCGAACAGCGCTTGCCCATTGACCTTGACCTGATCCTCGATGTCCATCACGTCATCATGCTCACCGAGATGGCTGCAGCGCATTGGCAGCAACTCAACGCTTTTCCCGACGCGTATGGTCCGCGCCTTCGCGCAGCCGTCGAGACTGGCCAACTCGTTCCTGCCTCGCTCGCGTTGCACGCTCGCCGGTTACGCGGTGAAATCACTCGCCAACTCAACGACCTTGCCCAGACCGCTGATGCCTTGGTATTGCCAACTGTTTCTGGCCCAGCGCCCGGGTTGGAAACGACAGGCGACCGCTCGTTCCAGGCTGTCTGGAGCCTGACGGGTATGCCCAGCATCTCGTTACCAAGCGGTCTCTCGCCTGATGGCTTGCCGCTTGGCTTGCAACTGGTCGGCCAGCGTGCCTGCGACCGGCGACTCTTGCACGTTGCCGCATGGTGTGAGCAGGTGCTGCCGGAGCTACCAACGCCGCCAATCGTTGCTGCCTCGCTGGCTGTCGATGGCTAG
- the proC gene encoding pyrroline-5-carboxylate reductase, translating into MQREHQAILQGKRLAFIGCGVMAEAIASALLRAELVDSHQLTGGEPNARRRQELSTRLGIRIVPDNREAARDADLVVLSIKPQTLETVMRELHGQLAPHQVVLSIIPGATIARLTSGLGHPLVVRSMPNTPAQIGYGMTVWHPAPAVDEAGCAMVQAVLEAMGQAIRVEDEDAIDMATALSGTGPAYVFLVMEALIDAGVHLGFPRAIAEQLVYQTMLGAVLYAKESRKHPAELRNMVTTPGGTSAAALYELEKGGLRTVIARGVWAAYRRAQELGQGRRVAQPE; encoded by the coding sequence GTGCAACGTGAGCATCAAGCGATCCTGCAAGGAAAGCGGCTTGCCTTCATTGGCTGTGGCGTGATGGCCGAAGCGATTGCCTCTGCTTTGCTCCGCGCCGAACTTGTCGATAGCCACCAGCTGACCGGCGGCGAACCCAACGCCCGGCGACGGCAGGAGCTGAGCACGCGCCTGGGCATCCGCATTGTTCCAGATAACCGCGAGGCGGCGCGCGACGCTGACCTCGTTGTGCTATCGATCAAGCCCCAGACGCTCGAGACCGTCATGCGTGAACTTCATGGGCAACTTGCTCCGCACCAGGTTGTTCTGTCGATCATTCCGGGAGCAACCATTGCGCGGCTAACGAGCGGCCTTGGACATCCCCTCGTCGTCCGTTCCATGCCCAATACGCCCGCGCAGATCGGCTATGGCATGACGGTCTGGCACCCTGCGCCCGCAGTTGACGAAGCTGGTTGCGCCATGGTGCAGGCCGTGCTCGAGGCGATGGGGCAGGCAATTCGCGTCGAGGACGAGGATGCGATTGATATGGCGACAGCCTTAAGCGGCACCGGGCCAGCGTACGTCTTCCTCGTGATGGAAGCACTCATTGACGCTGGTGTGCACCTTGGCTTTCCGCGCGCGATTGCTGAGCAACTGGTGTACCAAACGATGCTTGGAGCAGTGCTCTACGCCAAGGAGTCGCGCAAGCATCCGGCCGAACTGCGCAATATGGTCACAACGCCTGGCGGGACATCAGCCGCCGCGCTGTATGAGCTCGAGAAAGGCGGCCTACGGACCGTTATCGCCCGCGGGGTGTGGGCAGCGTACCGCCGAGCCCAGGAATTGGGCCAGGGGCGAAGAGTCGCCCAACCTGAATAG
- a CDS encoding haloacid dehalogenase type II gives MRNFLSQFEAIVFDLYGTLVDLSALPRLFPSYPPEFFSYWRTKQLEHTFLRTLVNNYRDFWQVTAETLEIASATFSLGLSAADRDVLLQAWLRLPVFAEVPEALLGLARNHSLAILSNGTLQMIKDVLEANHLIHYFQNLISADSVQRYKPAREVYALAPSALLTTPNRILFCSANGFDLAGAAHFGFVTCWVNRSGLEPTQLDMLGLTPDISVHGLDELLK, from the coding sequence ATGCGGAACTTTCTGAGCCAGTTTGAAGCGATTGTCTTTGATCTCTATGGAACACTGGTTGACCTGAGCGCCTTGCCGCGACTCTTCCCGTCCTATCCCCCGGAATTCTTTTCCTACTGGCGCACCAAGCAATTGGAGCATACGTTTCTCCGCACCCTCGTGAACAATTATCGCGATTTCTGGCAGGTCACGGCTGAAACGCTCGAGATTGCCTCTGCCACCTTTTCGCTTGGCCTTTCGGCTGCCGATCGTGACGTGCTCCTGCAGGCATGGCTTCGTCTGCCAGTCTTTGCCGAGGTGCCTGAAGCGCTCCTCGGGCTCGCACGCAACCATAGCCTTGCGATCCTTTCAAATGGAACGCTCCAAATGATCAAGGACGTCCTTGAAGCGAACCATCTTATCCACTACTTCCAAAACCTCATCAGCGCTGATAGCGTGCAACGCTACAAGCCCGCGCGTGAGGTCTACGCCCTTGCCCCGAGCGCACTCCTCACGACGCCGAACCGCATTCTGTTTTGCAGCGCCAATGGCTTCGACCTTGCGGGCGCAGCGCACTTCGGCTTTGTGACCTGCTGGGTTAACCGATCTGGGCTCGAGCCCACCCAGCTCGACATGTTGGGGCTCACGCCCGATATCAGCGTGCACGGGCTCGATGAATTGCTGAAGTAG
- a CDS encoding argininosuccinate synthase, whose translation MGEKPTVKKVVLAYSGGLDTSTILKWIKETYQCEVITFTADIGQGDDLSQIEQKALATGASKAYVLDLKEEFLTQYAFPTLRAGAVYERKYLLGTSFARPLIAKYQVEIAKKEGADAVAHGCTGKGNDQVRFELTYKALAPELKVIAPWREWDLSGREALLEYAASRGIPVSQSRENIYSRDQNLWHLSHEGGPLEDPWTAPREDMFQLTKSPEAAPDTPVEITLGFEQGYPVSLNGERLDPVTLLEKLNQLGGEHGIGRIDLVENRLVGMKSRGVYEQPGATILAIAHNELESITLDRETLHYKDLVAQKYAELVYYGLWFTPLREALDAFVDVTQRTVTGEVRLKLYKGNCIVLGRRSPYSLYQESLATFGADAVYNQKDAEGFINLFGLPLTVAAFAKQRRQSS comes from the coding sequence ATGGGCGAGAAGCCGACAGTGAAGAAAGTCGTCCTGGCGTATTCTGGCGGGCTCGATACGTCGACCATCTTGAAGTGGATCAAGGAGACGTACCAGTGCGAGGTCATCACCTTCACAGCCGATATTGGCCAAGGTGATGATCTTTCGCAGATCGAGCAGAAGGCCCTGGCGACGGGCGCTTCAAAGGCCTATGTCCTTGACCTGAAAGAAGAGTTCTTAACACAATACGCATTTCCGACCTTGCGCGCTGGTGCGGTTTACGAGCGCAAGTATCTGTTAGGCACGAGCTTTGCGCGACCGCTCATCGCAAAGTACCAGGTCGAGATCGCCAAGAAAGAGGGCGCTGATGCTGTCGCGCACGGCTGTACCGGCAAAGGGAACGATCAGGTTCGCTTTGAGCTGACATACAAGGCGCTGGCCCCCGAACTCAAAGTCATAGCTCCGTGGCGTGAGTGGGACTTGAGCGGGCGTGAAGCGTTGCTCGAGTATGCCGCCTCGCGTGGTATCCCCGTAAGCCAATCGCGCGAAAACATCTACAGCCGCGACCAAAACCTGTGGCATCTTAGCCACGAAGGTGGACCGCTTGAGGATCCCTGGACTGCTCCGCGCGAGGACATGTTCCAGCTGACGAAGAGCCCGGAAGCTGCGCCCGATACGCCGGTTGAGATCACGCTTGGCTTTGAGCAGGGCTATCCCGTCAGCCTGAATGGCGAGCGACTTGATCCGGTGACGCTCCTCGAGAAGCTCAACCAGCTGGGCGGTGAGCACGGTATTGGACGCATCGACCTGGTTGAAAACCGCCTCGTCGGCATGAAAAGCCGTGGCGTCTATGAGCAGCCTGGGGCAACGATTTTGGCGATTGCTCATAACGAGCTGGAATCAATCACGCTCGATCGCGAGACCCTGCACTACAAAGACCTCGTGGCCCAGAAGTACGCTGAGCTTGTCTACTATGGCCTCTGGTTCACTCCGCTCCGTGAGGCGCTCGATGCCTTCGTTGACGTGACCCAGCGGACAGTTACTGGCGAAGTCCGACTGAAGCTGTACAAAGGAAACTGCATCGTCCTCGGTCGCCGCTCGCCCTATAGCCTCTATCAGGAGTCGCTGGCCACGTTTGGCGCTGATGCAGTCTATAACCAAAAGGATGCCGAAGGGTTCATTAACCTCTTCGGCTTGCCACTCACGGTTGCTGCATTCGCCAAACAGCGTCGCCAATCCTCCTAG
- a CDS encoding sugar kinase: MEATPRWDVVSFGETMIRLSPPLGERLETATRLDVRIGGTESNVAVALARLRHPVAWCSALPDNPLGRRIAAELRWHGVDVSLVHWVEGGRVGVYYLDVGIAPRPTQVLYDRAGSAVATIDPTCIDPTIVRYARWLHLTGITPALSPNCRAIAHALVEAAQQAEIPLCFDVNYRSLLWSPEEAAETLAPFCASATVLICGRADAETLWGLHGAPEEVLVGLVQRFHAPITLLTLGDGGVLAEANGQRYHVPALPATVIDRIGAGDAFTAGVLHGLLERVDLAQALRYGVALAALKITMNGDLALITRHELEAALRGTARAVVR; encoded by the coding sequence GTGGAGGCGACGCCGCGCTGGGACGTCGTCAGCTTTGGCGAGACGATGATCCGCCTTTCCCCACCCCTTGGTGAACGACTCGAGACGGCAACACGACTCGATGTCCGCATTGGCGGCACAGAGTCAAATGTTGCCGTTGCCCTAGCCCGCCTTCGCCATCCGGTCGCCTGGTGTTCGGCCTTGCCTGACAACCCGCTTGGTCGACGGATCGCAGCAGAGCTGCGCTGGCACGGCGTCGATGTCTCGCTCGTTCACTGGGTCGAGGGTGGACGCGTGGGCGTCTATTACCTTGATGTCGGCATTGCCCCACGGCCGACGCAGGTTCTCTATGACCGGGCGGGGTCAGCAGTTGCCACGATCGACCCCACCTGCATCGACCCTACCATCGTTCGATACGCGCGCTGGCTGCACCTCACCGGCATCACCCCCGCGTTGAGCCCGAATTGCCGAGCAATTGCTCACGCACTCGTTGAAGCCGCGCAGCAGGCAGAGATTCCCCTCTGTTTCGATGTCAATTACCGCAGTCTGCTCTGGTCACCAGAGGAAGCGGCCGAAACCCTTGCCCCTTTCTGCGCGAGTGCGACGGTGCTGATCTGTGGCCGTGCCGATGCCGAAACCCTCTGGGGGTTGCATGGCGCCCCGGAAGAGGTGCTCGTTGGCCTCGTCCAACGGTTTCATGCCCCAATCACCTTGCTAACGCTTGGCGACGGCGGCGTGCTGGCTGAAGCGAACGGCCAACGGTACCACGTGCCAGCGCTCCCGGCGACGGTTATCGACCGAATCGGCGCTGGTGACGCCTTCACCGCTGGCGTGCTGCACGGTCTCCTTGAGCGGGTGGATCTGGCACAAGCTTTGCGCTACGGCGTAGCCCTCGCCGCGTTGAAAATTACGATGAATGGCGATCTGGCGCTGATCACCCGGCACGAACTTGAGGCTGCGCTGCGTGGCACAGCCCGAGCCGTCGTCCGCTAA
- the pdxH gene encoding pyridoxamine 5'-phosphate oxidase, whose product MQTRVPSLDRPLCRHDLADDPFQQFAAWFADAEQAGIRYPNAMALATATPDGVPSVRMVLLRGVDERGFVFYTNYESQKGKELALNPRAALLFYWDALERQVRVSGLVERVSSAESDAYFASRPYGSQLSAWASQQSQPIDSRAALEERHAALAQAFPEGAVPRPPFWGGFRVVPETFEFWQGRRDRLHDRFRYRRQADGQWQIERLQP is encoded by the coding sequence GTGCAGACGCGAGTCCCAAGTCTTGATCGCCCGCTCTGCCGCCATGACCTCGCCGATGACCCGTTTCAGCAGTTTGCTGCATGGTTTGCTGACGCTGAACAAGCCGGCATCCGCTATCCCAACGCGATGGCGCTCGCGACGGCCACGCCCGATGGAGTGCCCTCGGTACGCATGGTCTTGCTGCGCGGCGTTGATGAGCGTGGGTTTGTGTTCTACACCAACTATGAAAGCCAAAAAGGCAAAGAGCTTGCGCTTAATCCGCGAGCTGCGTTGCTCTTCTACTGGGATGCCCTCGAGCGGCAAGTGCGCGTGAGCGGCTTGGTTGAGCGTGTCAGCTCGGCTGAATCAGATGCCTACTTTGCGTCTCGTCCCTATGGCTCTCAGCTCAGTGCATGGGCGTCGCAGCAAAGCCAGCCGATTGACAGCCGGGCCGCGCTTGAGGAGCGCCACGCAGCACTTGCCCAAGCGTTTCCCGAAGGTGCTGTTCCCCGTCCCCCGTTCTGGGGCGGCTTTCGGGTTGTCCCCGAGACATTTGAGTTCTGGCAGGGGCGGCGCGATCGGCTGCACGATCGTTTTCGCTATCGCCGCCAGGCCGATGGGCAATGGCAGATTGAGCGGCTGCAGCCGTAA
- a CDS encoding creatininase family protein, producing MEERPNRYVLWEMTWPELEAASNEITLVVIPVGSTEQHGPNSTFGTDSIRAYEFALRLAERLYPEVLVAPVMPYGISPHHMGFPGTITLSAETFMQVLFEVVQSLTQHGFERFLFLNGHGGNRPALELVSARIRRELDVIAAWVSITELASDVARRRKRAEVTGHACEIETSQLLYLAPWAVRHDALSPGELLGQEYPHAQWSGPVHVPYLFEEITANGALGDARAASAELGQELIETALDRLVEFIEAFVEDELTYEEEFEDFSEDEDFTEDEDE from the coding sequence ATGGAAGAGCGACCAAACCGTTACGTTCTGTGGGAAATGACCTGGCCGGAACTCGAAGCAGCCAGTAACGAGATTACGCTGGTGGTCATCCCCGTTGGTTCAACCGAGCAGCACGGGCCAAACAGTACGTTTGGCACTGACAGCATCCGTGCCTATGAGTTTGCGTTACGGCTTGCTGAACGCCTCTATCCGGAAGTCCTGGTTGCACCAGTCATGCCCTATGGCATTTCACCGCACCATATGGGCTTCCCCGGCACGATTACCCTGAGTGCTGAGACGTTTATGCAAGTCCTGTTCGAGGTCGTACAAAGCCTGACGCAACATGGCTTTGAGCGCTTCTTGTTTCTTAATGGCCACGGGGGCAATCGCCCAGCACTTGAGCTGGTAAGCGCACGGATCCGCCGGGAGCTGGACGTCATTGCCGCCTGGGTCTCGATTACCGAACTCGCCAGCGACGTCGCCCGTCGGCGTAAGCGCGCTGAGGTAACCGGCCACGCGTGCGAAATCGAGACGAGCCAGCTGCTCTATCTCGCTCCCTGGGCCGTGCGGCACGATGCACTTTCGCCGGGCGAACTCCTTGGGCAGGAATATCCGCACGCACAGTGGTCAGGGCCTGTCCATGTGCCCTACTTGTTTGAGGAAATTACTGCCAACGGCGCCCTCGGTGATGCCCGAGCGGCATCAGCAGAACTCGGCCAGGAACTCATTGAAACGGCCCTCGATCGACTGGTTGAGTTCATCGAGGCCTTCGTGGAAGATGAACTCACATATGAAGAAGAATTTGAGGACTTTAGCGAAGACGAAGATTTCACAGAAGACGAGGATGAATAA